One genomic region from Amycolatopsis sp. FBCC-B4732 encodes:
- a CDS encoding alcohol dehydrogenase catalytic domain-containing protein: MRAVVIEEFCAPPVVRDVPEPVAPPGGAVIEVDATGVCRSDWHTWQGHDTAVTLPHVAGHELAGRVVALGEGVRGWALGARVTVPFVCACGTCAQCARGDQQICDREFQPGATHWGSFAERVAIEHAETNLVALPDSMGAAEAAALGCRFGTAFRAVLRQGRVTAGQWVSVYGCGGVGISAVLLAVAAGAEVVAVDVSPAALELAAKSGAVLTVDASAFDGPEAVAAHVRELTGGGTHVSLDCLGSPSTCAASVGSLRKRGRHVQAGLMPPSQGVAPIPMHRVIGGELELVGIHGLQAHEYPELLRVVETAGIDLAALIGRRIGLDDVPAALAGMNDPAPARAGVTVVTFGD, encoded by the coding sequence ATGCGAGCTGTCGTGATCGAAGAGTTCTGCGCTCCGCCCGTCGTGCGGGACGTGCCGGAGCCGGTGGCGCCGCCGGGTGGTGCCGTGATCGAGGTCGACGCGACCGGCGTGTGCCGCAGCGACTGGCACACCTGGCAGGGTCACGACACCGCCGTGACGCTGCCGCACGTCGCCGGGCACGAGCTCGCCGGCCGGGTCGTCGCGCTCGGCGAAGGCGTGCGCGGGTGGGCCCTCGGCGCGCGCGTCACCGTGCCGTTCGTCTGCGCGTGCGGGACCTGCGCCCAGTGCGCGCGCGGCGACCAGCAGATCTGCGACCGCGAGTTCCAGCCCGGTGCGACGCATTGGGGTTCCTTCGCCGAGCGCGTCGCCATCGAGCACGCCGAGACGAACCTGGTGGCGCTGCCGGACTCGATGGGCGCCGCCGAAGCCGCCGCCCTCGGCTGCCGGTTCGGCACGGCGTTCCGCGCGGTGCTGCGGCAGGGCCGGGTCACCGCCGGGCAGTGGGTCTCGGTGTACGGCTGCGGCGGCGTCGGGATCTCCGCCGTCCTGCTGGCAGTCGCCGCGGGCGCCGAGGTGGTCGCGGTCGACGTCTCGCCGGCGGCGCTGGAGCTCGCCGCGAAGTCGGGTGCGGTGCTGACCGTCGACGCGTCGGCGTTCGACGGCCCGGAAGCCGTCGCGGCGCACGTGCGCGAGCTGACCGGGGGCGGCACGCACGTCTCGCTCGACTGCCTCGGGTCGCCCTCGACCTGCGCCGCGTCCGTCGGCAGCCTCCGCAAGCGCGGGCGCCACGTCCAGGCCGGCCTGATGCCGCCGTCGCAGGGCGTCGCGCCGATCCCGATGCACCGGGTCATCGGCGGCGAGCTGGAGCTGGTCGGCATCCACGGGCTCCAGGCCCACGAATACCCGGAGCTGCTGCGGGTCGTCGAGACGGCCGGGATCGACCTCGCCGCGCTGATCGGGCGCCGGATCGGGCTCGACGACGTCCCGGCCGCGCTGGCCGGGATGAACGACCCCGCGCCGGCGCGGGCGGGCGTCACGGTCGTGACTTTCGGTGACTGA
- a CDS encoding alpha-ketoglutarate-dependent dioxygenase AlkB — protein sequence MDALLPRPRAEIAPGAVHLPDWLGFDEQREFVAACRGWSGYRHTRLPNGGLMSVKSVCLGWHWYPYGYSRTTGEGEPVLPFPDWLGDLGRRALAAATGEQAYEPDVALVNFYDATAKMGLHQDKDERSLAPVVSFSLGDACVFRFGNTETRGKPYTDVELRSGDVFVFGGPSRLAYHGVPKTLPGTADPALGLTGRLNITLRVSGL from the coding sequence ATGGACGCCCTCCTGCCGCGCCCGCGCGCCGAGATCGCGCCCGGCGCGGTGCACCTGCCCGACTGGCTCGGTTTCGACGAGCAGCGCGAGTTCGTCGCGGCCTGCCGCGGCTGGTCCGGCTACCGCCACACCCGCCTGCCGAACGGCGGCCTGATGTCGGTGAAGTCCGTCTGCCTCGGCTGGCACTGGTACCCGTACGGCTACTCGCGCACCACCGGCGAGGGCGAGCCGGTGCTGCCGTTCCCGGACTGGCTCGGCGACCTCGGCCGCCGCGCGCTGGCGGCCGCGACCGGTGAGCAGGCCTACGAGCCGGACGTCGCGCTGGTCAACTTCTACGACGCCACCGCGAAGATGGGGCTGCACCAGGACAAGGACGAGCGCAGCCTGGCGCCGGTGGTCTCGTTCAGCCTCGGCGACGCGTGCGTGTTCCGCTTCGGCAACACCGAAACGCGCGGCAAACCGTACACCGACGTCGAACTCCGCTCGGGCGACGTCTTCGTGTTCGGCGGCCCGTCCCGGCTCGCGTACCACGGCGTCCCGAAGACGTTGCCCGGCACGGCTGACCCGGCGCTCGGCCTGACCGGGCGGCTGAACATCACGCTGCGGGTGTCCGGGCTCTAG
- a CDS encoding helix-turn-helix transcriptional regulator, which produces MVQRPEKRVLTGADLKAFYKALANPVRRDILSYLGKHGEANSTSVAKALGESTGTTSYHLRKLADLDLIAEIEDRGDGRERWWKSLAKDIYTPPGLEMTPDEREAAMKLGALKLSHDLGLVTRAYAGYDSAGGWNQIHRSGLTLTKEQAASFVEEYQNLVWKYVSEPGQHPEGSRVLAVRLVVVPEEEEFTED; this is translated from the coding sequence ATGGTCCAACGTCCCGAGAAGCGCGTGCTCACCGGCGCGGATCTCAAGGCCTTCTACAAGGCCCTCGCGAACCCGGTGCGCCGCGACATCCTGTCCTACCTGGGCAAACACGGCGAAGCGAACTCGACGAGCGTCGCCAAGGCCCTCGGCGAAAGCACCGGGACGACGAGCTACCACCTGCGCAAACTCGCCGACCTCGACCTGATCGCGGAGATCGAGGACCGCGGCGACGGCCGCGAGCGCTGGTGGAAGTCGCTGGCGAAGGACATCTACACCCCGCCGGGCCTCGAGATGACGCCGGACGAGCGCGAGGCCGCAATGAAGCTGGGCGCGCTGAAGCTGAGCCACGACCTGGGCCTGGTCACGCGCGCGTACGCCGGCTACGACAGCGCGGGCGGCTGGAACCAGATCCACCGCTCGGGGCTGACCCTGACGAAGGAGCAGGCCGCCTCGTTCGTCGAGGAGTACCAGAACCTGGTCTGGAAGTACGTCAGCGAGCCGGGGCAGCACCCGGAGGGTTCGCGCGTACTCGCCGTCCGGCTCGTCGTCGTGCCGGAGGAAGAAGAGTTCACGGAGGACTAG
- a CDS encoding biotin-dependent carboxyltransferase family protein has protein sequence MKLEVVRPGFSTTVQDLGRPGHAALGVGRSGAADRASFRLANRLVGNPGGAAALEVTLGGLVLRASAVTTVAVTGAACPLSKGGLNSPITLWPGEELALGTASSGLRCYVAVRGGIDVPPVLGSRATDTLGKLGPPPLAAGMLLPIGLAPREFPVVDLAPRAALPESPVLRVTPGPRRDWFATPDDLLSTAYTVSPDSDRVGIRFTGAPLARARHDELPSEACVPGSLQVPPSGRPILFHADHPTTGGYPVIAVVEEADLDLAAQLRPGQTVRFRPAS, from the coding sequence GTGAAGCTGGAAGTCGTGCGGCCGGGCTTCTCGACGACGGTGCAGGACCTCGGCCGCCCCGGGCACGCGGCGCTGGGCGTCGGCCGGTCCGGCGCGGCCGACCGCGCGTCGTTCCGGCTGGCCAACCGGCTCGTCGGGAACCCCGGTGGAGCGGCCGCTCTGGAGGTGACGCTGGGCGGACTGGTGCTGCGCGCTTCGGCCGTCACGACGGTCGCGGTGACCGGAGCCGCTTGCCCGCTGTCGAAGGGCGGCTTGAACTCGCCGATCACGTTGTGGCCGGGCGAAGAACTCGCGCTGGGCACGGCTTCTTCGGGCCTGCGCTGCTACGTCGCGGTGCGCGGCGGCATCGACGTGCCGCCGGTGCTGGGCTCGCGGGCAACGGACACGCTGGGAAAGCTGGGCCCGCCGCCGCTCGCCGCGGGCATGCTGCTGCCGATCGGCCTGGCGCCGCGGGAGTTCCCCGTCGTGGACCTCGCACCCCGGGCGGCGTTGCCGGAATCGCCGGTGTTGCGGGTGACGCCGGGACCGCGTCGCGACTGGTTCGCCACCCCGGACGACCTGCTGTCCACTGCGTACACGGTCTCGCCCGATTCGGACCGCGTCGGCATCCGGTTTACCGGCGCGCCGCTCGCCCGGGCGCGCCACGACGAGCTGCCGTCCGAGGCGTGCGTCCCGGGCTCGCTGCAGGTCCCGCCGTCCGGCCGCCCGATCCTGTTCCACGCCGACCACCCGACGACCGGCGGCTACCCGGTGATCGCCGTCGTCGAGGAGGCCGACCTCGACCTCGCGGCCCAGCTGCGGCCGGGTCAGACCGTGCGCTTCCGTCCCGCGTCGTGA